From one Brevibacterium sp. 'Marine' genomic stretch:
- a CDS encoding phosphatase PAP2 family protein — MVAEHYVESEKTISSPSDRSQWTERAQGLLSWATSFWVLAIAFVIVTIAAAGPLRVWDYKLNRRWLYLFEPDLVWFFQHILDPIAGQAVCLPVLVITAIVLARRRRSWRPIVFAIAVEAAFYLGVGSLKVLLARPATTLHDPRFFHGGLIEIGGRGISYPSGHAAEAVLIYGAVAYLIATYSNVTTRTVRLLWWGVAAVSVNSVVVSFTLGWHWATDLIGGLLIGGVFLRLLIIADRRIPDLNT, encoded by the coding sequence ATGGTTGCTGAACACTATGTCGAATCCGAGAAGACGATCAGCAGCCCCTCAGATCGCAGTCAGTGGACGGAACGAGCACAGGGGTTGCTGTCCTGGGCAACCTCATTCTGGGTCTTGGCGATCGCCTTCGTCATCGTCACAATCGCTGCGGCCGGTCCCCTGCGAGTCTGGGACTACAAGCTCAATCGACGATGGCTCTATCTCTTCGAACCCGACCTCGTCTGGTTCTTTCAGCACATCCTCGATCCCATCGCCGGTCAGGCCGTCTGCCTACCCGTTCTGGTGATCACCGCGATCGTTCTGGCACGCAGACGCCGGTCCTGGCGACCGATCGTCTTCGCGATCGCCGTCGAAGCGGCTTTCTATCTCGGCGTCGGTTCGCTCAAGGTCCTCCTCGCCCGACCGGCGACGACCCTGCACGATCCGCGGTTCTTCCACGGCGGTCTGATCGAGATCGGCGGCCGTGGAATCAGCTACCCGTCCGGGCACGCGGCCGAAGCCGTACTCATCTATGGTGCAGTCGCCTACCTCATCGCCACATACAGCAACGTCACCACACGCACCGTGCGCCTGCTGTGGTGGGGTGTCGCCGCGGTCAGCGTGAATTCAGTGGTCGTGTCCTTCACCCTCGGCTGGCACTGGGCCACCGACCTCATCGGGGGGCTGCTGATCGGCGGAGTCTTCCTGCGACTGCTCATCATCGCCGACAGGCGAATACCCGATCTCAACACCTGA
- a CDS encoding acyl-CoA dehydrogenase family protein → MPIIDSGTTIGLDPYGFASTHLSQAARDALDKLRSVLAEEVGPLMSRAWESASMPPAVREALVSLDLMRPEGVAEVEADSSMFSGFRNYVLARTDVSVATMYNGQSGLFRAAVRHGGAPEQVADLDPKVRSFALSGAFALTEPDHGSDIAGSLATTARFDGDAGNGEGRWIIDGAKRWIGGASTADLIAVFARDVADSQVKVFLVPRVSRGLSMDTMVGKVALRPMENSTIRFADVEVPESARLREVNSWRDVNRILRVMRSDVAWIATGLQAGALDAALAYVKKREQFGRPIGGYQLVQEKLARILGNLTASLGMVVQLSAQQDAGKFVDANSALAKMQTARMARESVALAREVLGGNGILLENGAARFFADAEAVYSYEVTHEVTALIVGRALTGESAFV, encoded by the coding sequence ATGCCGATCATCGATTCGGGGACAACCATCGGACTCGACCCGTACGGGTTTGCCTCGACGCATCTGAGCCAAGCCGCCAGAGACGCACTTGACAAGCTACGCTCAGTGCTCGCAGAGGAGGTGGGCCCACTTATGTCTCGGGCCTGGGAGTCAGCGTCGATGCCTCCCGCCGTACGCGAGGCTCTGGTGTCACTTGACCTCATGCGACCCGAAGGCGTCGCTGAGGTGGAAGCGGATTCGAGCATGTTCTCAGGCTTCCGCAACTATGTCCTCGCGCGCACCGACGTGTCCGTGGCCACGATGTACAACGGTCAGTCGGGACTCTTCCGGGCCGCTGTCCGCCACGGCGGCGCGCCCGAGCAGGTCGCGGACCTCGACCCGAAAGTGCGTTCCTTCGCCCTCTCGGGAGCCTTCGCTCTGACCGAGCCTGACCACGGGTCCGACATCGCCGGAAGTCTTGCCACCACTGCGCGATTCGACGGGGACGCAGGAAACGGCGAAGGCCGGTGGATCATCGACGGCGCGAAGCGATGGATCGGAGGCGCGTCGACGGCTGACCTGATCGCGGTCTTCGCGCGCGACGTCGCGGACTCCCAGGTCAAAGTCTTTCTGGTTCCGCGTGTCAGCCGGGGTCTGAGTATGGACACCATGGTCGGCAAGGTCGCTCTGCGTCCGATGGAGAACTCTACGATCAGGTTTGCAGATGTAGAGGTCCCCGAATCGGCCCGACTGCGTGAGGTGAATTCCTGGCGTGACGTTAACCGGATTCTGCGTGTGATGAGATCGGACGTGGCGTGGATCGCCACCGGTCTGCAGGCCGGAGCTCTTGACGCGGCACTCGCGTACGTGAAGAAGCGTGAGCAGTTCGGCCGGCCGATCGGCGGCTACCAGTTGGTCCAGGAAAAGCTCGCGCGGATCCTGGGCAATCTCACTGCATCATTGGGCATGGTCGTCCAGCTCTCGGCGCAGCAGGACGCCGGCAAATTCGTCGATGCGAATTCTGCCTTAGCGAAGATGCAGACTGCCCGAATGGCGCGGGAATCCGTTGCGTTGGCTCGTGAGGTTCTCGGAGGCAACGGGATCCTGCTCGAGAACGGCGCGGCGCGGTTCTTCGCCGACGCCGAGGCGGTCTATTCCTATGAGGTCACACACGAAGTCACTGCGCTCATCGTCGGTCGGGCACTGACGGGGGAATCCGCATTCGTCTGA